The following are encoded together in the Oreochromis niloticus isolate F11D_XX linkage group LG12, O_niloticus_UMD_NMBU, whole genome shotgun sequence genome:
- the fam163b gene encoding protein FAM163B, with amino-acid sequence MSAGTVVIAGGILATVILLTIVAVLCLCRLQYYCCKREESEKGEEEEPELATMSPSRPLALSAPPTPPTPEQYSDEPETYPPTFLTEANGPVSYSPPPPPPRRCYRSHAFCPSCARCSLPFYLQHPERLCNGGRRISYRTVQQQDMELPMDLASFYQKLNLIRQVTMKEVVTHSVSTDV; translated from the exons ATGTCAGCCGGGACAGTGGTCATCGCAGGAGGAATTTTGGctacagtcatcttactgacGATCGTCGCTGTGCTGTGTTTATGTAGGTTGCAG TATTACTGCTGTAAGAGGGAGGAGTCTGAGAAGGGGGAAGAGGAGGAACCTGAGCTCGCCACCATGTCGCCGTCTCGCCCCCTGGCTCTGTCGGCTCCTCCTACACCTCCGACGCCAGAGCAATACAGTGACGAGCCCGAGACGTACCCTCCCACTTTCCTCACTGAAGCCAACGGCCCCGTCAGCTACTCACCTCCGCCTCCGCCGCCACGCAGGTGCTATCGCTCGCACGCCTTCTGCCCTTCCTGTGCCCGCTGCTCACTGCCCTTCTACTTGCAGCACCCAGAGAGGCTGTGCAATGGCGGTCGCAGGATCAGCTACAGGactgtgcagcagcaggacaTGGAGTTGCCCATGGACTTGGCCAGCTTCTACCAGAAGCTGAACCTCATCCGCCAGGTCACCATGAAGGAAGTAGTCACCCACAGCGTCAGCACCGACGTTTAG